In Oscillospiraceae bacterium, the genomic window ATCAGGTGGCCGACATGGCCGAGTATGCCCGCGAGGAGATCAACGCCGTGGGCGGCTACTACGCCTTTGGCAAGGAGCTGTGCAACGGCAACTCGGTGTTCGACTTTGACACCACCAAGCTCAGCGTCCACACGCTGGACATCGGTCTGGCGGGCATCGAGGTCTACGACATCCTCCGGGACGAGTACGACATCCAGATCGAGTTCGGCGACATCGGCAACATCCTGGCCTACCTGTCCATCGGCGACCGCCCGCAGGAGGTGGAACGGCTGGTGAGCGCTCTGGCCGAGATCAAGCGCCGCTACCGCACCGACGGGGCGGGCCTGCTGAGCCAGGAATACATCGACCCCGTGGTGGCCGCCAGCCCGCAGGAGGCTTTCTACGCTCCCAAAAAGAGCCTGCCCCTGCGCGAGACCGAGGGCATGGTGTGCAGCGAGTTCGTCATGTGCTACCCGCCGGGCATCCCCATCCTGGCCCCCGGCGAGCGCATCACCAAAGAGATCTTGAACTACATCGAGTACGCCAAGGCCAAGGGCTGCAGCATGACCGGCCCCGAGGACCCCGACATCTTACACCTGAACGTTCTGGCATAAGGAGGAGCGAATATGGAATTCTGGTTTTCCGAGTTTCACACCCCGGACGTGAAGCACAGCATCCGGGTGAGCAGACAGCTCTACTCCAAGCAGAGCGACTATCAGCGCATCGACATCTTTGAGACCCCGGAGTTTGGCCGGGTGCTCACGCTGGACGGCAACGTGATGCTGACCGAGCGCGACGAGTTCATCTACGACGAGATGATCGTGCATGTGCCCATGGCCGTGCACAAGGAGGCCAAGGACATCCTGGTCATCGGTGCCGGAGACGGCGGCGTGGTGCGGGAGCTGACCCGCTACGACCGGGTGGAGCGCATCGACCTGGTGGAGATGGACCCCCAGGTGGTGGAGGCCTGCCGTGCCTATCTGCCCGGCAACGCCTGCCGTATGGACGACCGCCGGGTCCACATCTACTTTGAGAACGCCCTCAAGTTCATCCGCCGGTGCGAGGAGGAATACGACCTGATCATCGTGGACTCCTCCGACCCCTTCGGCCCCTCCGAGGGCCTGTTCACCCGCGAGTTCTACGGCAGCTGCTTCAACGCCCTGAAAGAGGACGGCATCATGGTCAACCAGCAGGGCAGCCCCTTCTACGCCGAGGACGCCAGCGCCATGCAGCGCAGCCACAAGCGCATTGCATCCACCTTCCCCATCAGCCGGGTGTATCAGGCCCACATCCCCACCTTTGCGGCGGGCTACTGGCTGTTCGGCTTTGCCAGCAAGAAATACCACCCCATCGACGATCTGGACGCAGCCGCCTGGAAGGCGCTGAACATGCGCACCCGCTACTACACCACCCGGCTGCACGTCGGGGCATTCTACCTGCCGGCATTCCTCGAAGAGATGCTGCGGGAAGTGGAGGAA contains:
- the speE gene encoding polyamine aminopropyltransferase, with amino-acid sequence MEFWFSEFHTPDVKHSIRVSRQLYSKQSDYQRIDIFETPEFGRVLTLDGNVMLTERDEFIYDEMIVHVPMAVHKEAKDILVIGAGDGGVVRELTRYDRVERIDLVEMDPQVVEACRAYLPGNACRMDDRRVHIYFENALKFIRRCEEEYDLIIVDSSDPFGPSEGLFTREFYGSCFNALKEDGIMVNQQGSPFYAEDASAMQRSHKRIASTFPISRVYQAHIPTFAAGYWLFGFASKKYHPIDDLDAAAWKALNMRTRYYTTRLHVGAFYLPAFLEEMLREVEEH